A window from Sinanaerobacter sp. ZZT-01 encodes these proteins:
- a CDS encoding cyclodeaminase/cyclohydrolase family protein, with translation MLENSCKKFIEDLSSKQPVPGGGGASALVGAIGMALGMMVGNLTIGKPKYAKVQDEMQALLEASKNSLEGLELLVQKDASAFAPLAVAYGLSSDTEEEKQTKQKKTQEALILAIETPIEVLEEACKALGFMKTYAVKGSTLVLSDAGVGAACLKAAILSAKLNVQINLNLLKDTGKKELYYHRMNRLVENGTALADEIYTYVENRLQEDI, from the coding sequence ATGTTAGAAAACAGCTGCAAAAAATTTATAGAAGATTTATCCTCCAAACAACCGGTGCCCGGCGGAGGCGGTGCATCTGCTCTGGTAGGTGCCATTGGGATGGCATTGGGCATGATGGTTGGAAATTTAACCATCGGAAAACCCAAATATGCAAAAGTACAAGATGAAATGCAAGCTTTGCTTGAAGCATCCAAAAACTCTTTGGAAGGCTTAGAGCTTTTGGTGCAAAAAGATGCATCTGCTTTTGCGCCTTTAGCAGTTGCATATGGCCTATCCAGTGATACAGAAGAAGAAAAGCAGACAAAACAGAAAAAGACACAGGAAGCTTTGATTTTGGCAATTGAAACTCCAATAGAGGTCTTAGAGGAAGCTTGCAAGGCACTTGGTTTCATGAAAACATACGCAGTGAAAGGCAGCACATTGGTTTTAAGTGATGCCGGAGTCGGTGCAGCCTGTTTAAAAGCAGCAATTTTAAGTGCGAAGCTGAATGTGCAGATCAATCTGAATTTGCTTAAGGATACTGGGAAGAAAGAATTGTACTACCATAGGATGAATCGCCTAGTAGAAAACGGAACTGCTTTGGCAGATGAAATATATACTTATGTAGAAAATCGCTTGCAGGAGGACATATGA
- a CDS encoding acyl-CoA dehydratase activase-related protein, with translation MRLGIDVGSTTVKVVLLGEQKNIIFRRYERHMSNVFDKVQELLQLLHQEMPEIQPTVCITGSGGLALANVIGVPFEQEVIACSKAVETFIPHTDVAIELGGEDAKITFYGNTIEQRMNGTCAGGTGAFIDQMAILLNTDAQGLNTAAMSHKLIYPIAARCGVFAKTDIQPLINEGASKEDLAASIFQAVVNQTIGGLACGRSIEGNIAFLGGPLSFLSELRMRFIETLELKEEQIIFPDDSKYYVAIGAAILSAKNEPITLESILEKMKKSGKNSLSETKHLEPLFRDFNEYKTFKERHDQNKIKRKDLSKARGKLYLGIDAGSTTTKAALIDDEKNLLYSFYRNNEGKPLEATLRLLREIYESFPESAYIANSTVTGYGEGLIKAAFGIDMGEIETMAHYKAAQEFLPGVEFILDIGGQDMKCMKIKDNAIYNIMLNEACSSGCGSFIETYSKSVNMEVESFANEALFAKEPVDLGTRCTVFMNSKVKQAQKEGATIGDISAGLSYSVIKNALYKVIKLRDTEEAGNKIVVQGGTFLNNAVLRSIEKIMGKEVVRPDIAGLMGAFGAALIAKENYIEGTESTIIGLNQMNCFTVINTHTRCKGCENNCLLTINKFNDGAKFITGNRCEKGAGKEIQNSNLPNLFEYKYKRLFSYTPLSEEYAPRGSIGIPRVLNMYENYPFWFTFFTQLGFSVVLSPKSSKHLYEMGMESISSDTACYPAKMVHGHIKWLVNQGVKWIFYPNINYERNEDPQAPNHYNCPIVGTYPEVISNNMDDIFKEKGVHFTHPFLPYDNDERLVRRLYSVLRDLNLGMEELRKAVKEARKEDKRFKDDIKRQGAYAIKYIKSHNKKAIILAGRPYHLDPEINHGIDQLITSFGMAVLTEDSVSHFTNLYRPIRILDQWMYHSRLYKAAEVAGRNDDIELIQLTSFGCGLDAVTTDEVEELLKVKNKLYTALKIDEGTNLGAAKIRIRSLKAAMEERTKNHIKHSMEEKAFERKIFTKSMKKEYTILLPQMSPMHFQFIEAAMKHGGYKTELLPSVDKHAVEEGLKYVNNDACYPTMVTLGQIINALKSGKYDLNKTAIVLSQTGGQCRASNYIPLLRKALLDLKMEQIPVISANASGLENNPGFQFTPGILKRAGMGLVYGDVLMRVLYATRPYEKVKGSANALYEKWSRIAKENVEKGSFIKFKKNLSKLVEEFDHLPLYDTKKPKVGVVGEILVKYHPTANNDIVGIIEAEGGEAVVLDLIDFFLYGMYSKEFNYHYLNGSYKSMLLGMIGIKLIEWLRAPARKVLDNSKRFHSPLYIKEMAKKAQKITSLGNQCGEGWLLTGEMVELLDSGVENIVCLQPFACLPNHVTGKGMMKALRNYHPLANIAAIDYDPGASDVNQLNRIKLMMATAFRNLEKGKKDVVDDHSIEHIG, from the coding sequence ATGAGATTAGGAATTGATGTGGGATCCACAACCGTAAAAGTGGTGTTATTGGGAGAACAGAAAAATATAATTTTTCGCCGGTATGAAAGGCATATGTCTAATGTGTTTGATAAGGTGCAGGAACTATTGCAATTACTGCATCAAGAAATGCCGGAGATTCAACCAACGGTTTGCATTACCGGTTCAGGAGGTCTTGCACTTGCAAATGTAATTGGTGTTCCATTTGAACAGGAAGTCATTGCATGCAGTAAAGCGGTAGAAACGTTTATACCGCATACTGATGTTGCGATTGAGCTTGGCGGCGAAGATGCAAAGATTACATTTTATGGAAATACAATTGAACAGCGCATGAATGGGACTTGCGCAGGGGGTACGGGAGCATTCATTGACCAAATGGCCATTCTATTAAATACAGATGCACAGGGGTTAAATACAGCTGCAATGAGTCATAAATTGATTTATCCGATTGCAGCACGCTGCGGCGTTTTTGCCAAAACTGACATCCAACCATTGATTAATGAAGGGGCAAGCAAAGAAGATTTAGCTGCTTCTATTTTTCAAGCCGTTGTAAATCAAACAATCGGCGGATTGGCTTGCGGAAGAAGCATTGAAGGAAATATTGCCTTTTTAGGAGGCCCATTATCTTTTTTGTCCGAGCTTCGGATGCGTTTTATTGAAACGCTGGAGTTGAAAGAAGAGCAGATAATTTTTCCGGATGATTCGAAATATTACGTTGCAATTGGTGCTGCAATTCTATCTGCAAAAAACGAACCAATTACTTTAGAATCCATTTTAGAAAAAATGAAAAAAAGCGGAAAAAACAGTTTGTCAGAAACGAAGCATCTAGAGCCTCTTTTTAGAGATTTTAATGAATATAAAACATTTAAAGAACGTCATGATCAAAATAAAATAAAGAGAAAAGATCTTTCAAAAGCAAGAGGAAAATTATATTTGGGAATTGATGCAGGCTCTACAACAACAAAAGCTGCTCTAATTGATGATGAAAAAAATCTCTTGTACTCTTTCTATAGAAACAATGAGGGAAAGCCACTTGAAGCAACACTGCGTCTACTTCGCGAAATATATGAATCCTTTCCTGAAAGTGCTTATATTGCAAACTCTACCGTTACCGGATACGGAGAAGGGCTGATTAAAGCTGCATTCGGTATAGATATGGGCGAAATTGAAACGATGGCACATTATAAAGCAGCACAGGAATTTCTACCTGGTGTCGAATTTATCTTAGACATCGGCGGGCAGGATATGAAATGCATGAAAATAAAGGACAATGCGATCTATAATATTATGCTCAATGAAGCTTGTTCCTCAGGGTGCGGTTCTTTTATTGAAACGTATTCAAAATCTGTAAATATGGAAGTAGAATCCTTTGCAAATGAAGCTTTATTTGCAAAAGAACCAGTTGATTTGGGAACACGTTGTACGGTTTTTATGAATTCCAAAGTAAAACAGGCACAGAAAGAAGGTGCGACGATTGGTGATATATCGGCAGGCCTTTCTTATTCCGTCATAAAAAATGCCTTATATAAAGTAATCAAGCTGAGGGATACGGAAGAAGCTGGTAATAAAATTGTAGTACAAGGCGGGACATTTTTGAATAATGCAGTACTACGCAGTATCGAAAAAATAATGGGAAAAGAAGTGGTTCGGCCGGATATTGCTGGATTGATGGGAGCATTTGGAGCCGCTTTGATTGCAAAAGAAAATTATATTGAAGGAACCGAATCTACAATTATCGGACTCAATCAAATGAATTGTTTTACGGTTATCAATACACATACACGTTGCAAAGGGTGCGAAAACAATTGCTTGTTGACGATAAATAAATTTAATGACGGAGCAAAATTTATTACCGGAAATCGTTGTGAAAAAGGTGCAGGAAAAGAAATACAAAATTCTAATTTGCCGAATCTTTTCGAATATAAATATAAACGCTTGTTTTCCTATACTCCGCTTTCCGAAGAATATGCACCAAGAGGATCAATAGGGATTCCGCGCGTATTAAATATGTATGAGAATTATCCTTTTTGGTTTACCTTTTTTACGCAATTAGGTTTTAGTGTGGTTCTTTCACCAAAATCCTCAAAGCATCTTTATGAGATGGGAATGGAATCGATTTCTTCCGATACGGCATGTTATCCGGCCAAAATGGTTCATGGGCATATTAAATGGTTAGTAAACCAAGGCGTTAAATGGATTTTCTATCCAAATATCAACTATGAACGGAACGAAGATCCGCAGGCTCCTAATCACTATAATTGTCCAATTGTAGGAACGTATCCAGAGGTTATTTCAAATAATATGGATGACATTTTTAAAGAAAAAGGGGTGCATTTTACCCATCCATTTTTACCATATGACAACGATGAACGTTTGGTTCGAAGATTATATTCTGTTTTAAGGGACTTGAATCTAGGTATGGAGGAACTAAGAAAGGCGGTAAAAGAGGCCAGAAAAGAAGATAAGCGTTTTAAAGATGATATCAAACGTCAAGGGGCTTATGCCATTAAGTATATTAAATCGCATAATAAAAAAGCAATTATACTAGCAGGAAGACCATATCATTTGGACCCTGAGATTAACCATGGAATTGACCAGCTGATTACTTCATTTGGAATGGCTGTTTTAACGGAAGATTCCGTTTCCCATTTTACAAATCTTTATCGACCGATTCGAATTTTAGATCAATGGATGTATCACTCCAGATTATATAAAGCGGCTGAGGTTGCAGGGAGAAACGATGACATTGAACTGATTCAGCTTACAAGTTTTGGATGTGGTTTGGATGCCGTAACGACAGATGAAGTAGAAGAATTGTTAAAGGTGAAAAACAAGCTGTATACGGCTTTAAAAATTGATGAAGGAACAAATCTAGGTGCAGCCAAAATACGAATCCGCTCTTTAAAAGCAGCGATGGAAGAACGGACAAAAAACCATATAAAACACAGCATGGAAGAAAAGGCTTTTGAAAGAAAAATCTTTACTAAATCGATGAAAAAAGAATATACTATTTTACTTCCGCAGATGTCGCCGATGCATTTTCAGTTTATAGAAGCTGCTATGAAGCATGGAGGATACAAAACGGAGCTGCTTCCGTCTGTCGACAAGCATGCTGTAGAGGAAGGCTTAAAATATGTAAATAATGATGCTTGTTATCCGACCATGGTAACCTTAGGACAAATTATCAACGCATTAAAATCAGGAAAATATGATTTAAATAAAACAGCAATTGTACTTTCACAGACAGGAGGACAATGCCGTGCAAGCAATTACATTCCGCTTTTAAGGAAAGCTCTGCTGGATTTAAAGATGGAACAGATACCAGTTATTTCTGCGAACGCCTCAGGGTTAGAAAATAATCCGGGATTTCAATTTACTCCGGGAATTTTAAAACGTGCAGGGATGGGGCTTGTATACGGGGATGTTTTAATGCGTGTTCTTTATGCAACGAGGCCATATGAGAAAGTAAAAGGCTCTGCAAATGCACTTTACGAGAAATGGTCCAGAATTGCGAAAGAAAATGTAGAAAAAGGAAGCTTCATAAAATTCAAGAAAAATCTAAGCAAGCTGGTAGAAGAATTTGACCACCTGCCTCTTTACGATACAAAAAAACCAAAGGTTGGTGTTGTCGGAGAAATTTTAGTAAAATACCATCCAACGGCTAACAATGATATTGTAGGAATTATTGAAGCGGAAGGTGGAGAAGCTGTCGTCTTGGATTTGATTGATTTTTTCTTATATGGTATGTATAGCAAGGAGTTTAATTATCATTATTTAAATGGTTCTTATAAATCTATGCTTTTGGGAATGATCGGAATCAAATTAATTGAATGGTTGCGTGCTCCTGCTCGGAAAGTTCTTGATAATAGTAAACGTTTTCATTCTCCTTTGTACATTAAAGAAATGGCAAAGAAAGCACAAAAAATCACTTCACTGGGCAACCAGTGCGGAGAGGGATGGCTTTTGACTGGAGAAATGGTAGAATTGCTGGATAGTGGGGTTGAAAATATCGTTTGTTTGCAGCCGTTTGCTTGCTTGCCTAATCATGTAACAGGAAAAGGAATGATGAAAGCGCTCAGAAATTATCATCCGCTGGCTAACATTGCTGCAATTGATTATGATCCGGGAGCCAGTGATGTGAATCAATTAAACCGGATTAAATTAATGATGGCAACTGCATTTCGTAATTTAGAAAAAGGTAAAAAAGATGTAGTAGATGATCACTCAATAGAGCACATCGGGTAG
- a CDS encoding YebC/PmpR family DNA-binding transcriptional regulator, with protein sequence MGRHGTIAGRKAAQDSKRAAVFTKYARAITVAAKAGGDPEYNVSLKHAIERAKSINMPNDNINRAVKKGTGELGGESYENGTFEGYGAGGVAVIVDVLTDNKNRTTAAIKHAFDKYSGNLGVPGCVSYMFERKGIITIEKTDEIEEETLMETALEAGMDDMAAYDDSFEIQTSTDAFSDVSNALKDAGYEFVEADIELVPSIEATPTEEHDIKNLKKMIDILEDNDDVQKVYTNCTIDLYE encoded by the coding sequence ATGGGTAGACATGGAACGATCGCAGGCAGAAAAGCCGCTCAAGACTCAAAAAGAGCAGCTGTCTTTACAAAATATGCAAGAGCAATTACCGTTGCAGCAAAGGCCGGAGGCGATCCTGAATATAATGTTTCTTTGAAGCATGCCATTGAAAGAGCAAAAAGCATTAATATGCCGAATGACAATATTAATAGAGCGGTAAAAAAAGGTACCGGCGAATTAGGAGGAGAATCCTATGAGAATGGAACCTTTGAAGGATATGGTGCCGGCGGTGTCGCAGTTATTGTGGATGTTTTAACGGATAACAAAAACAGAACGACAGCGGCGATTAAACATGCATTTGATAAATACAGTGGTAATTTAGGAGTTCCTGGCTGTGTTTCCTATATGTTTGAAAGAAAAGGAATCATTACGATTGAGAAAACAGATGAAATTGAGGAAGAAACTTTGATGGAGACTGCTTTGGAAGCTGGTATGGACGATATGGCTGCATACGATGACAGTTTTGAAATTCAGACGTCTACGGATGCCTTTAGTGATGTTAGCAACGCACTAAAGGATGCAGGGTATGAATTTGTAGAAGCGGATATTGAGTTAGTGCCTTCAATTGAAGCGACTCCTACGGAAGAACACGATATCAAAAACTTGAAAAAAATGATTGATATTTTAGAAGACAATGATGATGTGCAAAAAGTTTATACAAATTGCACGATTGATTTATATGAATAA
- a CDS encoding YcdB/YcdC domain-containing protein has protein sequence MKKTWSILLCLTLLFTSSISVFATDSESKELEKVILSVKSVISIPENFTKFSNYSRQEELDDKSTITIWELSWSNEDRTENLNVSVDSNGNFLSYRLYKERDKEGLSNTTRKAGEKTALAFLKKVLPKYASYFRQVDEAENQMNTYNLSYTFQPYINDVPAQFIEAAIRIDKYSGEVISFSLNGDAADIGKIPSKEGILSKEEAEKAYLEQFGMNLKYYSYYNWKDDKFGIFPAYINSAKQNQALDAKTGKIVKISLPIIFYGEARGMGDKAVAEEAGSLTPEEQEQVDTVAGLISKEKADTILKAAFEEIGYAASYKASLKRIENSPNKGQYIWDLSYEKSNGRVDAKTGEIVSYHHYYDEDANTKSMKVDEKNAVAAAETLISKILSADKLGSLERIENEYNEENPYYSVCYNRRVNGINYSDNYVDVTVNRKTGKISRYNLRWYANVEFPSIENAMDKQKAYAAYKDLFDLSLSYEKIEKDGVGEIGLVYNFESVNDNCMIHPETGSRIDRDGKEYKEEKGIPVYTDIKGHWSETVVNQLKENGYYLAGEKFMPNNKISQKEFLIYLYPYYRDYEEDEMYETLIEEGMLKKGEENPNAALRRQEAAKLMIRFLHLEIAAEHPELFQTVFKDNVEYSYKGYATLSKGLGILSEDKNGKFNGKNMMTRAEAASAIHRLLNISN, from the coding sequence ATGAAAAAAACTTGGAGTATATTATTGTGTTTAACACTATTGTTTACTTCATCTATTTCTGTATTTGCTACAGATTCAGAAAGCAAAGAACTGGAAAAGGTGATTCTTTCTGTAAAATCCGTTATAAGCATACCGGAAAACTTTACAAAATTTTCAAACTACTCTCGCCAAGAGGAACTTGATGATAAAAGTACTATTACTATATGGGAGCTTAGTTGGAGTAATGAAGACAGAACAGAAAATTTAAATGTTTCGGTTGATAGTAATGGTAATTTTTTAAGTTATCGACTTTATAAGGAACGGGATAAAGAGGGGCTTTCTAATACTACAAGGAAAGCGGGAGAAAAAACTGCACTGGCTTTCTTAAAGAAGGTACTTCCTAAATATGCAAGTTATTTTAGACAGGTCGATGAAGCAGAAAATCAGATGAATACATACAATCTATCTTATACCTTCCAACCATATATCAATGATGTGCCCGCACAATTTATAGAAGCCGCTATTCGCATTGATAAATATTCTGGTGAGGTCATTTCTTTTTCACTAAATGGGGACGCGGCTGACATTGGAAAAATTCCATCGAAAGAGGGAATTTTATCGAAAGAAGAGGCTGAAAAGGCTTATTTAGAACAATTTGGAATGAATTTAAAATATTATTCTTATTATAATTGGAAGGATGACAAATTTGGAATCTTTCCGGCCTATATTAATTCTGCAAAACAAAACCAAGCGTTGGATGCTAAGACGGGGAAAATTGTCAAAATAAGTTTACCTATAATATTTTATGGTGAAGCTAGAGGAATGGGTGACAAAGCAGTAGCAGAGGAAGCAGGAAGTTTGACACCTGAGGAACAAGAGCAAGTTGATACGGTAGCAGGCTTGATTTCAAAGGAAAAAGCAGACACCATATTAAAAGCTGCTTTTGAAGAAATTGGATATGCAGCTTCTTATAAAGCAAGTTTAAAAAGGATAGAAAATAGCCCGAATAAAGGACAGTATATCTGGGACTTATCTTATGAAAAATCTAATGGACGTGTTGACGCAAAAACTGGTGAAATAGTATCGTATCATCATTATTATGATGAAGACGCCAATACTAAGAGCATGAAAGTTGATGAAAAAAATGCAGTTGCTGCAGCCGAAACGTTAATTTCCAAAATTTTATCGGCAGATAAATTAGGATCTTTAGAAAGAATTGAAAATGAATATAATGAAGAAAATCCTTATTATAGCGTTTGTTATAATCGAAGAGTAAACGGAATTAATTATTCCGATAACTACGTTGATGTCACCGTAAATAGAAAAACCGGAAAAATAAGCCGGTATAATTTGAGATGGTATGCCAACGTAGAGTTCCCATCTATTGAAAATGCGATGGATAAACAAAAAGCCTATGCGGCTTATAAAGACTTATTTGATCTGTCCTTAAGTTATGAAAAAATAGAGAAAGACGGGGTAGGAGAAATAGGCTTAGTATATAATTTTGAATCAGTCAATGATAATTGTATGATCCACCCGGAAACAGGAAGTCGCATAGATCGAGATGGGAAGGAATACAAGGAGGAGAAGGGAATCCCTGTATATACGGATATAAAAGGACATTGGAGTGAAACAGTAGTCAATCAATTAAAGGAGAATGGTTATTATTTGGCTGGTGAAAAATTTATGCCAAATAATAAAATAAGTCAAAAAGAATTTTTGATTTACCTCTATCCTTATTACAGAGATTACGAAGAAGATGAAATGTATGAGACATTGATAGAAGAAGGTATGCTTAAAAAAGGAGAAGAAAATCCGAATGCTGCATTAAGAAGACAAGAGGCTGCAAAGCTTATGATTCGCTTTCTTCATTTAGAAATTGCGGCCGAGCATCCAGAACTGTTTCAAACGGTATTTAAAGACAACGTAGAATATTCTTATAAAGGATATGCGACATTATCAAAGGGACTAGGAATTTTATCAGAAGATAAAAATGGAAAGTTTAATGGAAAGAATATGATGACGCGTGCAGAAGCTGCAAGTGCAATCCACCGTTTGCTCAACATATCCAATTAA
- a CDS encoding formate--tetrahydrofolate ligase, whose product MKYKSDLEIAQEAKMKPVEEIAKKLNLIEDDLLGYGKYKAKLDSHRIQAAKEKQNGKLILVTAINPTSAGEGKTTTTVGLGDALQRMGKKTVIAVREPSLGPVFGIKGGAAGGGYAQVVPMEELNLHFTGDLHAVTTANNLIAALVDNHIHQGNELNIDTKRVVWKRCMDMNDRQLRYVEDGLGGKPNGVPRSDGFDITAASEIMAILCLADDLDDFKQRVGKILVAYDIEGNPVHVSQLHGQGAVAALMKEAILPNLVQTLEHTPTLVHGGPFANIAHGCNSVIATKTALKLGDYVVTEAGFGADLGAEKFLDIKCRSCGIHPDAVIVVATARALKLHGGCSKDELNEENIPALKAGIENLLKHVENMKQVYGLPAIVAINRFPTDTENELSCIEEECKVIGVKAVLSEVWAKGGEGGLALADEVLSIMETEANHFQFAYDVKSSIIEKIEAVAKKIYGANGILVTEEAQKNIEKLEKFGFGQLPVCIAKTQYSLSDDPKKLGRPRNFDITVREVRVSAGAGFLVVLTGNIMTMPGLPKRPAAERIDISKDGTITGLF is encoded by the coding sequence ATGAAATACAAAAGTGATCTTGAAATTGCCCAGGAAGCAAAAATGAAACCGGTGGAGGAAATTGCAAAGAAATTGAATCTCATCGAGGATGATTTGCTGGGTTATGGTAAATATAAAGCGAAACTAGATTCTCACCGGATTCAAGCTGCAAAAGAAAAACAAAATGGAAAGTTGATTTTAGTTACCGCTATTAACCCCACCTCTGCAGGAGAAGGAAAAACGACGACAACGGTAGGACTAGGAGATGCCTTGCAAAGAATGGGGAAGAAAACAGTAATTGCTGTGAGAGAACCATCGTTGGGACCGGTTTTTGGAATTAAAGGTGGAGCAGCTGGCGGTGGATATGCACAGGTTGTACCAATGGAAGAACTGAATTTACATTTTACAGGAGATCTCCATGCAGTTACGACCGCAAATAATTTAATTGCTGCATTGGTTGACAACCATATACATCAAGGGAACGAACTGAACATAGATACCAAACGGGTGGTTTGGAAACGCTGTATGGACATGAATGACCGTCAGTTGCGCTATGTAGAAGACGGACTTGGAGGAAAACCAAACGGAGTACCAAGATCCGACGGTTTTGATATTACGGCAGCATCGGAAATCATGGCGATTTTATGTTTGGCTGATGATTTGGATGACTTTAAACAGAGAGTTGGAAAGATCCTCGTTGCATATGATATAGAAGGGAATCCGGTTCATGTAAGTCAATTGCATGGACAAGGGGCGGTTGCCGCTTTGATGAAGGAAGCAATTTTGCCAAACCTGGTTCAAACTTTAGAGCATACACCGACTCTAGTTCATGGCGGCCCATTTGCAAATATTGCACATGGATGCAATAGTGTCATTGCAACTAAAACAGCATTGAAACTTGGAGATTATGTTGTTACGGAAGCGGGGTTCGGAGCGGATCTTGGCGCAGAAAAATTCTTGGATATTAAATGCAGAAGCTGCGGAATTCATCCTGACGCAGTCATTGTGGTTGCAACCGCACGTGCATTAAAACTGCATGGCGGGTGCAGTAAAGATGAATTAAATGAGGAAAACATCCCGGCACTTAAGGCAGGAATCGAAAACTTATTAAAACATGTGGAAAATATGAAGCAGGTATATGGACTTCCCGCAATTGTCGCAATCAATCGTTTTCCAACCGATACGGAAAATGAGTTGTCATGCATCGAAGAAGAGTGTAAAGTCATCGGCGTAAAAGCAGTTTTATCCGAAGTATGGGCAAAAGGTGGAGAGGGTGGCCTTGCACTTGCAGACGAAGTTCTTTCTATCATGGAGACCGAAGCAAATCATTTTCAATTTGCTTATGATGTAAAATCTTCTATAATAGAAAAAATTGAAGCAGTTGCAAAAAAAATCTACGGAGCGAATGGAATTCTTGTAACAGAAGAAGCACAGAAAAATATAGAGAAGTTAGAGAAATTTGGTTTTGGACAACTTCCGGTTTGTATTGCAAAAACGCAATATTCTTTATCGGACGATCCAAAAAAATTAGGACGACCTCGTAATTTTGATATTACAGTAAGAGAAGTTCGTGTCTCGGCAGGGGCGGGATTCTTAGTTGTTTTGACTGGTAATATTATGACGATGCCGGGACTTCCAAAACGTCCGGCTGCTGAACGCATTGATATCAGTAAAGATGGAACAATTACAGGCTTATTTTAA
- a CDS encoding MATE family efflux transporter produces the protein MDKKQQTSEQITNEIKENKMGTMPVGKLMLSMSLPAMFSMLIQALYNIVDSIFVAMVGDKALAAVSLVFPIQILIIAVAVGTGVGLNSLISRRLGEKRFEEADNVASHGMILSFFSWIIFAIFGLFFSGTFVQSFTDSNVVVNYGISYCTIVTVFSLFIFVQVTVEKILQATGNMLIPMICMLVGAITNIILDPILIFGLFGVPRMEIAGAAISTVFAQFVSMVFGLIFLFTKKHEVHVKLKGVRFQLKTIKNIYSVGLPAMIMQAIGSVMLVGMNAILITFSEAAVNILGIYFKLQSFIFMPVFGLNQGTMPILGYNYGAKNSERLMKAFKLALLTAIIIMTIGAIIFQVFPAQLISLFNATDEMLEIGTRALRIISLCFIPAAIGIMTSTLFQAIGHGFLSLWVSMMRQLILILPLTWLLSHYLGLNYAWYSFPLAEIFALAASILFYIKIYKKEIKPYRD, from the coding sequence ATGGATAAAAAACAACAAACTTCCGAACAAATAACAAACGAAATAAAAGAAAATAAAATGGGTACTATGCCCGTGGGCAAGCTGATGCTTTCTATGTCCTTGCCGGCCATGTTTTCTATGCTGATTCAAGCCTTATATAATATAGTCGACAGTATTTTTGTTGCTATGGTAGGCGATAAAGCTTTGGCAGCAGTCAGCCTTGTATTCCCTATTCAAATCCTGATTATTGCAGTCGCAGTTGGAACCGGGGTTGGGCTCAATTCTTTAATATCTCGAAGATTAGGCGAAAAGCGATTTGAAGAAGCAGACAATGTAGCGAGCCATGGTATGATCCTATCCTTTTTTAGCTGGATCATTTTTGCTATTTTCGGTCTTTTCTTCTCCGGAACATTTGTGCAATCTTTTACGGACAGTAATGTAGTCGTAAATTACGGTATTTCTTACTGCACAATTGTCACTGTTTTTTCCCTTTTTATCTTTGTACAAGTTACCGTTGAAAAAATATTGCAGGCAACCGGCAACATGTTAATTCCTATGATATGTATGCTGGTCGGTGCAATTACAAATATCATTTTGGACCCCATTTTAATTTTCGGTCTCTTTGGAGTTCCAAGAATGGAAATAGCAGGTGCTGCAATTTCTACGGTATTTGCACAATTTGTAAGCATGGTTTTCGGCCTGATCTTCCTTTTTACAAAAAAGCATGAAGTTCATGTAAAATTAAAAGGGGTGCGCTTTCAGCTTAAAACAATTAAGAATATCTATTCGGTAGGACTTCCTGCTATGATAATGCAGGCAATCGGCTCTGTCATGCTTGTTGGAATGAATGCAATCTTAATTACATTTTCAGAGGCAGCAGTAAATATACTTGGGATCTACTTTAAATTGCAATCATTTATTTTCATGCCTGTCTTTGGATTAAATCAAGGAACTATGCCAATACTAGGTTATAATTACGGAGCAAAAAATAGCGAACGGCTTATGAAGGCTTTTAAGCTAGCCTTACTGACTGCTATCATCATTATGACGATCGGTGCAATTATTTTTCAAGTGTTTCCAGCTCAACTTATCTCCTTATTCAATGCAACGGATGAAATGTTAGAGATCGGTACACGCGCATTACGTATTATAAGTCTTTGCTTCATTCCTGCTGCAATTGGAATTATGACTTCAACTTTATTTCAAGCGATTGGCCATGGATTTCTGAGTTTATGGGTTTCCATGATGCGTCAACTAATTTTAATTCTGCCGCTTACATGGTTGCTATCTCATTACTTAGGCTTAAATTATGCTTGGTATTCCTTCCCTCTTGCTGAAATATTTGCATTAGCAGCAAGCATACTTTTTTATATTAAAATTTATAAAAAAGAAATTAAACCATATAGAGACTAA